From Bradyrhizobium symbiodeficiens, the proteins below share one genomic window:
- a CDS encoding SDR family oxidoreductase, whose protein sequence is MSTVLVTGGSGFVGIHVVLQLLAAGHQVRTTVRRPDRQADVLAMLREGGAASPESLSFFTADLTADEGWREAVAGCDYVLHVASPLSTSVPRDENEMIIPARDGTLRVLRAARDAGVRRVVITSSLGAIGYGHPPREKPFDESDWTNLGGADVQPYIKSKTLAERAAWDFIAQEGGGLELSAVNPAGIFGPVLGPDFSGSIEIVKSLLDGAMPAVPRVYFGVVDVRDVADLHLRAMTAPEAKGERFIAVSGETMSILDIAKALRRELGPRAGRVPRLQAPDWLVRLAANRIPLLRAVVPMLGKVRHSTSAKARSVLGWQPRSNNEAILATAESLIRLGLVKA, encoded by the coding sequence ATGAGCACTGTCCTGGTGACCGGCGGGTCCGGCTTCGTCGGCATCCATGTCGTCCTGCAGCTTCTCGCCGCCGGCCATCAGGTGCGGACCACGGTGCGCCGGCCGGACCGGCAGGCCGACGTGCTGGCGATGCTGCGCGAGGGCGGGGCGGCATCGCCCGAAAGCCTGTCCTTCTTCACCGCCGACCTCACCGCCGACGAGGGCTGGCGCGAGGCGGTCGCGGGATGCGACTACGTGCTCCATGTCGCCTCGCCGCTCTCGACCAGCGTTCCCAGGGACGAGAACGAGATGATCATCCCCGCCCGTGACGGTACGCTGCGGGTGCTGCGCGCCGCGCGCGATGCCGGCGTCAGGCGTGTGGTCATCACCTCGTCGCTGGGGGCGATCGGCTACGGCCATCCGCCGCGCGAAAAGCCGTTCGACGAGTCCGATTGGACCAATCTCGGCGGCGCCGACGTGCAGCCCTACATCAAGTCCAAGACGCTGGCCGAGCGTGCGGCCTGGGATTTCATTGCGCAGGAGGGCGGCGGGCTCGAATTGTCGGCGGTCAATCCCGCCGGCATCTTCGGTCCGGTGCTCGGGCCGGACTTCTCCGGCTCGATCGAGATCGTCAAGTCGCTGCTCGACGGTGCCATGCCGGCCGTGCCGCGAGTCTATTTCGGCGTGGTCGACGTGCGCGACGTCGCCGATCTGCATCTGCGGGCGATGACGGCGCCCGAGGCGAAGGGCGAGCGTTTCATCGCGGTTTCCGGCGAGACGATGTCGATCCTCGACATCGCCAAGGCGCTGCGGCGGGAACTGGGGCCGCGGGCGGGCCGGGTTCCGCGGCTTCAGGCGCCGGACTGGTTGGTGCGGCTCGCTGCGAACCGGATCCCTTTGCTGCGCGCGGTCGTGCCGATGCTCGGCAAGGTGCGACATTCGACCAGCGCCAAGGCGAGGTCGGTGCTCGGCTGGCAGCCCCGTTCCAACAATGAAGCGATCCTCGCAACGGCCGAAAGCCTGATCCGGCTCGGTCTCGTGAAGGCGTGA
- a CDS encoding winged helix-turn-helix transcriptional regulator: protein MDFETSMENLTTACEEDCDCSPDPAVLADFKQAIHALGGKWKLEILFALMNGAVRFGALRRSIGGITQHMLTTQLRELQRDGLVSRTVLASRPLQIAYELTDAAYGLLPAFKEILSWSRLYGDARLAAPQEA from the coding sequence ATGGATTTCGAGACCAGTATGGAAAACCTGACCACCGCCTGCGAGGAGGACTGCGATTGCAGCCCCGACCCTGCCGTGCTCGCCGATTTCAAGCAGGCCATCCACGCCCTCGGCGGCAAGTGGAAGCTGGAGATCCTGTTCGCACTGATGAACGGTGCGGTCCGCTTCGGCGCCTTGCGGCGATCGATCGGCGGCATCACCCAGCACATGCTGACCACGCAATTGCGCGAGTTGCAGCGGGACGGATTGGTGTCGCGCACCGTTCTCGCTTCGAGGCCGTTGCAGATCGCGTACGAGCTGACCGATGCGGCCTACGGCTTGCTGCCGGCGTTTAAGGAAATATTGAGCTGGTCCAGGCTTTATGGGGATGCACGCCTCGCGGCGCCGCAAGAAGCCTGA
- the dksA gene encoding RNA polymerase-binding protein DksA: MNDRQKEYFRLKLLAWKDEILKESKLTLQALQEENVNHPDLADRASSETDRAIELRARDRQRKLIAKIDAALQRIEDNTYGYCEDTGEPISLKRLEARPIATLSVEAQERHEKREKVYRDE; this comes from the coding sequence ATGAACGACCGGCAGAAGGAGTACTTCCGTTTGAAGCTCCTCGCCTGGAAGGATGAGATCCTCAAAGAGTCCAAGCTCACCCTGCAAGCCCTGCAGGAGGAGAACGTGAACCATCCCGATCTCGCCGATCGGGCATCGTCCGAAACCGACCGTGCCATCGAACTCCGTGCCCGCGACCGCCAGCGCAAGCTGATCGCCAAGATCGACGCCGCGCTCCAGCGTATCGAGGACAACACCTACGGCTATTGCGAGGACACCGGCGAGCCGATCTCGTTGAAGCGGCTCGAGGCCCGGCCCATCGCGACGCTCTCGGTGGAGGCGCAGGAGCGCCACGAGAAGCGCGAGAAGGTCTATCGCGACGAATAG
- a CDS encoding NAD(P)-dependent oxidoreductase, with protein sequence MKIAVAGASGRAGSEITKELSRRGHAVTAIARNPEKIAALPNATPTKGDVLDQAGLAKLWAGQDVAVSSVHFLASDARKLIGAAKDAKVGRYLVVGGAGSLEVAPGVKLVTTPNFPAQYKAEAEAGSAFLDLLRQEKELNWAFISPSALFVEGERTGKFRLGTEQLLADANGKSWITFADYAIALADEIERPAHQRQRFTVGY encoded by the coding sequence ATGAAAATCGCAGTTGCCGGCGCATCGGGCCGGGCCGGGTCGGAGATCACCAAGGAACTGTCCCGCCGCGGCCATGCGGTCACCGCCATCGCCCGGAACCCCGAGAAGATCGCGGCCCTGCCGAACGCCACGCCGACCAAGGGGGACGTGCTCGACCAGGCAGGCCTTGCCAAGCTTTGGGCCGGGCAGGACGTCGCCGTGAGTTCCGTGCACTTCCTGGCCAGCGATGCGCGGAAGCTGATCGGCGCGGCGAAAGACGCCAAAGTTGGTCGTTACCTCGTCGTCGGCGGCGCCGGCAGCCTCGAGGTCGCACCGGGCGTGAAACTGGTCACGACTCCCAATTTTCCGGCCCAATACAAGGCGGAAGCGGAGGCGGGCTCGGCTTTCCTCGACCTGCTGCGGCAGGAAAAGGAGCTGAACTGGGCCTTCATTTCGCCGTCGGCCCTGTTCGTCGAGGGGGAGCGCACGGGCAAGTTCCGGCTCGGGACCGAGCAGCTTCTCGCAGATGCGAACGGCAAGAGCTGGATCACCTTCGCCGACTATGCCATTGCGCTCGCCGACGAAATCGAGCGGCCGGCCCATCAGCGGCAGCGTTTCACGGTCGGCTACTAG
- a CDS encoding winged helix-turn-helix transcriptional regulator, producing the protein MKPDVYAANCPTRQILDRIGDKWAVLILLLLREEPMRFNQLRRTIEGISQKMLSQVLKSLERDGLLRRHAIATVPVTVEYSITQLGLTLAGAVDPLRDWAEQNLKDVLAAQRSYDAQQKKEAA; encoded by the coding sequence ATGAAACCCGACGTCTATGCAGCGAACTGCCCTACGCGCCAGATCCTCGATCGCATCGGCGACAAATGGGCGGTGCTGATCCTGCTGCTGCTGCGCGAGGAGCCGATGCGCTTCAATCAGCTGCGCCGCACGATCGAAGGCATTTCGCAGAAGATGCTGAGCCAGGTTCTCAAATCGCTCGAACGCGACGGCCTGCTCAGGCGCCACGCCATCGCGACCGTGCCCGTCACGGTGGAGTATTCGATCACGCAGCTCGGGCTGACGCTCGCCGGTGCGGTCGATCCGCTGCGCGATTGGGCCGAACAGAATCTGAAAGACGTTCTCGCCGCCCAGCGCAGCTATGACGCGCAGCAGAAGAAGGAAGCGGCGTAA
- a CDS encoding flagellar assembly protein FliX: MRIYGPNGTTLGSPASQARRTGSGTFVLPDTSSAQETRSAAAPKAATNIDGLLALQGVEEDPVERRKRSVSRGRTALDVLDDLKMGLLSGNLDASTVMRLRDAAANLKSSSGDPGLDSLLSEIELRVEVELAKAGQA; the protein is encoded by the coding sequence ATGCGCATCTACGGACCGAACGGCACCACACTTGGATCGCCGGCCAGCCAGGCCCGGCGGACCGGCTCCGGCACCTTCGTGCTGCCCGACACCTCGTCGGCGCAGGAGACCCGGAGCGCCGCCGCACCGAAGGCAGCCACCAACATCGACGGGCTGCTGGCGCTGCAAGGCGTCGAGGAGGACCCGGTCGAGCGCCGCAAGCGTTCGGTCTCCCGCGGCAGGACGGCGCTCGACGTGCTCGACGATCTCAAGATGGGGCTGCTGTCCGGCAATCTCGACGCCTCGACCGTGATGCGGCTGCGCGATGCTGCGGCGAACCTGAAATCATCCTCAGGCGATCCGGGCCTGGACTCGCTGCTTTCCGAGATCGAGCTGCGCGTCGAGGTCGAGCTGGCCAAGGCCGGACAGGCGTAG
- a CDS encoding flagellar basal body P-ring protein FlgI, whose product MPGVRWVRIIGVACATLSALTLSLAPAAATSRIKDLANIEGVRQNQLIGYGLVVGLNGTGDTLNNIPFTKQSLQAMLERMGVNIRGATIRTGNVAAVMVTGNLPAFATQGTRMDVTVSALGDAKNLQGGTLLVTPLLGADGNVYAVAQGSLAISGFQAEGEAAKIVRGVPTVGRIANGAIIEREIEFALNRLPNVRLALRNADFTTAKRIAAAINDYLGVKTAEPIDPSTVQLSVPPEFKGNVVAFLTEIEQLQVDPDLAAKIIIDERSGIIVMGRDVRVATVAVAQGNLTVTISESPQVSQPNPLSRGRTVVAPRSSVTVTEDGKKLALVKDGVSLQQLVDGLNGLGIGPRDMISILQAIKAAGAIEADIEVM is encoded by the coding sequence ATGCCAGGCGTTCGTTGGGTGAGGATTATCGGGGTGGCCTGTGCCACGCTGTCGGCGCTGACGCTTTCGCTCGCGCCCGCAGCTGCGACATCGCGCATCAAGGACCTCGCCAACATCGAAGGCGTGCGGCAGAACCAGCTCATCGGCTATGGCCTCGTCGTCGGCCTCAACGGCACCGGCGACACGCTCAACAACATCCCCTTCACCAAGCAGTCGCTGCAGGCGATGCTCGAGCGCATGGGCGTCAACATTCGCGGCGCCACCATCCGCACGGGCAACGTCGCAGCCGTGATGGTGACCGGCAATCTGCCGGCCTTCGCCACCCAGGGCACGCGCATGGACGTCACCGTCTCCGCGCTCGGCGATGCCAAGAACCTCCAGGGCGGCACCCTGCTCGTCACTCCCCTGCTCGGCGCCGACGGCAATGTCTACGCGGTGGCGCAGGGCTCGCTCGCGATCTCCGGCTTCCAGGCCGAGGGCGAGGCGGCCAAGATCGTGCGCGGCGTGCCGACCGTGGGACGCATCGCCAACGGTGCCATCATCGAGCGCGAGATCGAGTTCGCGCTCAACCGGCTGCCGAACGTGCGCCTGGCGCTGCGCAACGCCGACTTCACCACGGCCAAACGGATCGCGGCTGCGATCAACGATTATCTCGGCGTCAAGACCGCCGAGCCGATCGATCCCTCGACGGTGCAGCTCTCGGTCCCGCCCGAGTTCAAGGGCAACGTCGTCGCCTTTCTCACCGAGATCGAGCAGCTGCAGGTCGACCCTGATCTCGCCGCCAAGATCATCATCGACGAACGCAGCGGCATCATCGTGATGGGCCGCGACGTCCGCGTCGCCACCGTCGCGGTGGCGCAGGGCAACCTCACCGTCACCATCTCCGAGAGTCCGCAAGTCAGCCAGCCCAACCCGCTGTCGCGCGGCCGCACCGTGGTCGCGCCGCGCAGCAGCGTCACCGTCACCGAGGACGGCAAGAAACTGGCCCTCGTCAAGGACGGCGTCTCGCTCCAGCAACTCGTCGACGGCCTCAACGGCCTCGGCATCGGTCCGCGCGACATGATCAGCATCCTTCAGGCGATCAAGGCCGCCGGTGCGATCGAAGCCGACATCGAGGTGATGTGA
- the flgJ gene encoding flagellar assembly peptidoglycan hydrolase FlgJ codes for MQAGTINTPRAATSSAFSVESRNGRPDFELASALQKVSPKQQAKAQKTATDFEAMFLNSMFSQMTSGLKGEGPFGDTPGTGVWRSMLTEQYSKNFANAGGVGIARDVYRTLITQQAKTIRTA; via the coding sequence ATGCAGGCCGGCACGATCAACACCCCGCGTGCCGCCACCTCCTCGGCCTTCTCGGTCGAGAGCCGCAACGGCCGGCCCGATTTCGAACTCGCGAGCGCCCTGCAAAAGGTTTCGCCGAAGCAGCAGGCCAAAGCGCAGAAGACCGCCACCGACTTCGAGGCGATGTTCCTCAACAGCATGTTCTCGCAGATGACCTCGGGCCTGAAGGGCGAAGGCCCGTTCGGCGACACGCCCGGCACCGGCGTGTGGCGCTCGATGCTGACCGAGCAATATTCCAAGAACTTCGCCAATGCCGGCGGCGTCGGCATTGCCCGCGACGTCTATCGCACCCTCATCACGCAGCAGGCGAAAACGATCCGCACGGCATAA
- the flaF gene encoding flagellar biosynthesis regulator FlaF: MSNSAASAYARVATTTASPRDIEAQTLLKAANKLQDAVNNADPLSEQTMQALMFNRKLWTIFLSEAMRENNPQPIDVRQKIANISVFVLSQTAALQMSPQFDHFRPLIEINRNIAAGLSGRP, translated from the coding sequence ATGTCGAATTCCGCTGCCTCGGCTTATGCGCGTGTTGCAACGACCACCGCATCTCCTCGCGACATCGAGGCGCAGACCCTGCTCAAGGCCGCGAACAAGCTCCAGGATGCGGTGAACAACGCCGATCCGCTCAGCGAGCAGACCATGCAGGCCCTGATGTTCAACCGCAAGCTCTGGACCATCTTCCTGAGCGAGGCGATGCGCGAGAACAATCCGCAGCCGATCGACGTCCGGCAGAAGATCGCCAACATCAGCGTGTTCGTGCTGAGCCAGACCGCCGCGCTGCAGATGAGCCCGCAGTTCGATCACTTCCGTCCGCTGATCGAGATCAACCGCAACATCGCTGCGGGCCTGTCCGGGCGGCCGTGA
- a CDS encoding DUF1522 domain-containing protein, protein MSNIVLSASVRQNLLSLQSTADLLATTQERLSTGKKVNTALDNPTNFFTAQGLDNRASDISNLLDGINNGVQVLQAANTGITSLQKLIDSAKSIANQALQTTVGYSTKSNVSTTIPGATPADLRGTTSYASATAKSNVLYTGAAGGVTPVTGTAALGASLGSTAGTFTGTAALAADGTTALSGTATLVGTTASTTFGSAPADGDTITVNGKTITFRTGVAPSTQPTGWGLDASGHIATDGNGNSIVYEGTAAAPGATINDVLSAIDLASGVKTATISAGAATIAVSGAAGPVGTLQVASSITAGATTLKSSTGADLSVTGKADFLKALGLTAATGAGNANVTAARSTTAGSLGSLVQDGSTLNIDGHTITFKNAQTPQSALSVTSGGVNGNVVTDGNGNSTVYIQSATLTDLLNAVDLATGVKTASIFNGAATLSTTAGQIPSSVNSSGQLALSTGINADLSITGTGNALSAFGLSGNTGTATAFTAARTSGVGGVSGKTLTFSSFNGGTPVSVTFGDGTNGTVKTLDQLNVQLQANHLTATIDANGVLTVTTVNEYASSTLGSTAAGGAVGGTLTGVLAFTTAQPPIQDPVAQTARSSLVSQFNNILAQIDTTSQDSSFNGINLLNGDTLKLVFNETGSSTLGINGVVFNAAGLGLSNLVPGTDFIDNGATNKVLASLNAASSRLRSEGSSLGSNLSIVQVRQDFSKNLINVLQTGSSNLTLADTNEEAANSQALSTRQSIAVSALSLANQSQQSVLQLLR, encoded by the coding sequence ATGTCCAACATCGTTCTCTCGGCGTCCGTTCGCCAGAACCTGTTGTCGCTGCAGTCGACGGCCGACTTGCTGGCCACGACGCAGGAGCGGCTGTCGACCGGCAAGAAGGTCAATACCGCGCTCGACAATCCCACCAACTTCTTCACGGCGCAGGGGCTGGACAATAGGGCGAGCGACATCAGCAACCTGCTCGACGGCATCAATAACGGCGTCCAGGTGCTGCAGGCCGCCAACACCGGCATCACCTCGCTGCAAAAATTGATCGACAGCGCGAAGTCGATTGCCAACCAGGCGCTGCAGACCACGGTCGGCTACTCCACCAAATCCAACGTTTCGACCACGATTCCCGGCGCGACCCCGGCCGATTTGCGCGGCACGACCTCCTATGCGAGCGCGACCGCCAAGAGCAACGTGCTCTATACCGGTGCAGCCGGGGGCGTGACCCCGGTCACCGGGACTGCCGCGCTCGGCGCCTCGCTGGGTTCGACCGCCGGCACCTTTACCGGCACGGCAGCGCTCGCGGCCGACGGCACCACCGCGCTGTCCGGCACCGCCACGCTGGTCGGCACCACCGCGTCCACCACATTCGGTAGTGCACCCGCCGATGGCGACACCATCACGGTGAACGGCAAGACCATCACCTTCCGCACCGGCGTCGCGCCGAGCACGCAGCCGACCGGCTGGGGCCTCGACGCCAGCGGGCACATCGCTACAGACGGCAACGGCAATTCGATCGTCTATGAAGGAACGGCGGCTGCTCCCGGGGCAACCATCAATGATGTCCTCAGTGCGATCGACCTCGCCAGCGGCGTCAAGACCGCGACGATCAGTGCGGGGGCGGCGACCATCGCGGTCAGCGGTGCGGCCGGTCCCGTCGGCACGCTGCAGGTGGCATCCTCCATCACGGCGGGCGCGACTACGCTGAAGAGCTCGACCGGCGCCGATCTGAGCGTGACCGGAAAGGCCGATTTCCTCAAGGCGCTTGGTCTGACCGCCGCGACCGGCGCCGGCAATGCCAATGTCACCGCGGCCCGCTCGACGACCGCGGGTTCGCTCGGCTCTCTCGTTCAGGACGGCTCCACGCTGAACATCGATGGCCACACCATCACGTTCAAGAACGCGCAGACGCCGCAATCGGCGCTGAGCGTGACCTCCGGCGGCGTCAACGGCAATGTCGTCACCGACGGCAACGGCAACTCGACTGTCTATATCCAGAGCGCGACCCTGACCGACCTGCTCAACGCGGTCGACCTCGCCACCGGCGTCAAGACGGCGAGTATCTTCAACGGCGCGGCGACACTGTCGACCACCGCGGGCCAGATCCCGTCCTCGGTCAACAGCAGCGGCCAGCTTGCGCTCTCCACCGGCATCAATGCCGACCTGTCGATCACCGGCACCGGCAATGCCCTCAGCGCCTTCGGCCTCAGCGGCAACACGGGAACGGCGACCGCCTTCACCGCGGCACGCACCTCGGGCGTCGGCGGCGTCAGCGGCAAGACGCTGACTTTCTCGTCCTTCAACGGCGGTACGCCGGTGAGCGTCACCTTCGGCGACGGCACCAACGGCACCGTCAAGACGCTTGATCAGCTCAACGTGCAGCTGCAGGCGAACCATCTGACGGCGACGATCGATGCCAACGGCGTGCTGACGGTCACCACCGTCAACGAGTACGCGTCCTCGACCCTCGGTTCGACGGCCGCGGGCGGCGCGGTCGGCGGTACGCTCACCGGCGTGCTCGCCTTCACCACCGCGCAGCCTCCGATTCAGGATCCCGTCGCGCAGACCGCGCGATCGAGCCTGGTCAGCCAGTTCAACAACATCCTGGCGCAGATCGACACGACCTCGCAGGATTCGTCCTTCAACGGCATCAACCTGCTCAACGGCGACACGCTGAAGCTGGTCTTCAACGAGACCGGCAGCTCCACGCTCGGCATCAACGGCGTCGTGTTCAACGCGGCCGGCCTCGGCCTCAGCAATCTCGTTCCCGGCACGGACTTCATCGACAACGGCGCCACCAACAAGGTGCTGGCCAGCCTGAATGCCGCCTCGAGCAGGCTGCGCTCGGAAGGATCATCGCTCGGTTCGAACCTCTCGATCGTGCAGGTGCGTCAGGACTTCTCCAAGAACCTGATCAACGTGCTGCAGACCGGCTCGTCCAACCTGACGCTGGCCGATACCAACGAGGAAGCAGCCAACAGCCAGGCACTGTCGACCCGCCAGTCGATCGCGGTCTCCGCGCTGTCGCTCGCCAACCAGTCGCAGCAGAGCGTGCTGCAGCTGCTGCGCTAA
- a CDS encoding DUF1522 domain-containing protein encodes MSGIVLSASVRQNLLSLQSTADLLATTQNRLSTGRSVNSALDNPTNFFTAQSLDNRASDINNLLDGIANGVQVLQAANTGLTSLQKLIDSAKSIANQALQTTVGYSTKSNVSTTIAGATAADLRGTTSFASATASSNVLYNGTAGGTTAANGTTTLGATIGTFTGTAGTAGDGTTALTGTITLIATNGTTATGLASNAQPADGDTLTVNGKTITFRSGTAPASTAVASGSGVSGNLVTDGNGNTTVYLGTAGTPAATVADLLTAVDLASGVKTVSISAGAATIATSVNQTASSVGAGAVTLKSSTGADLDLTGKADLLKALGLTTSTGAGNAAINVERTTSAGSLGATITDGSTLNVDGHVITFKNAPTPGTTGAPSVPSGYGASGAVVTDGNGNSTVYLQGGTVNDVLKAIDLATGVQTATVNANGTATLATATGQSNSTINTSGQLKLSTGVNADLSITGTGNALNVFGLAGNTGNATAFTAARTSGIGGIAGKTLTFSSFNGGTAVNVTFGDGTNGTVKTLDQLNTKLQANNLAATIDANGLLTITASNDYASSTLGSTTAGGAIGGTLTSALTFSTASNPVQDGVAQTARANLVAQYNNILNQIDTTSQDSSFNGVNLLNGDQLKLVFDETGKSSLNITGVTYNSKGLGLAALTVGVDFIDNAAANRVLTNLNAASSTLRSEASSLGSNLSVVQIRQDFNKNLINVLQTGSSNLTLADTNVEAANSQALSTRQSIAVSALSLANTSQQSVLQLLR; translated from the coding sequence ATGTCCGGTATTGTTCTCTCTGCGTCGGTTCGCCAGAACCTGCTCTCTCTCCAGTCCACCGCCGATCTTCTCGCCACCACACAGAACCGTTTGTCGACCGGCAGAAGCGTCAACTCGGCCCTGGACAATCCCACCAACTTCTTCACCGCCCAGTCGCTCGACAACCGCGCCAGCGACATCAACAACCTGCTCGACGGTATCGCCAACGGCGTGCAGGTGCTGCAGGCCGCCAACACGGGCCTGACCTCGCTGCAGAAGCTGATCGACAGCGCCAAGTCGATCGCCAACCAGGCGCTGCAGACCACGGTCGGTTACTCCACCAAGTCCAACGTCTCCACCACGATCGCAGGCGCAACCGCGGCCGATCTGCGCGGCACGACGAGCTTCGCCAGCGCGACCGCGAGCAGCAACGTGCTGTATAACGGCACGGCCGGCGGCACCACGGCGGCGAACGGCACCACGACCCTCGGCGCCACCATCGGCACCTTCACGGGCACCGCGGGAACGGCCGGCGACGGCACCACCGCTCTGACCGGCACCATCACCCTGATCGCCACCAACGGCACGACCGCGACTGGCCTGGCCAGCAACGCCCAGCCGGCCGACGGCGACACGCTGACCGTGAACGGCAAGACCATCACGTTCCGCAGCGGCACTGCGCCGGCGTCGACGGCGGTTGCGTCCGGTTCGGGCGTCAGCGGCAATCTCGTCACCGACGGCAACGGCAACACCACCGTCTATCTCGGCACCGCCGGTACCCCGGCTGCGACCGTCGCCGATCTCTTGACCGCGGTCGATCTGGCCAGCGGCGTGAAGACGGTATCCATCAGCGCGGGTGCTGCGACGATCGCGACGAGCGTCAACCAGACCGCTTCAAGCGTTGGTGCGGGCGCCGTCACGCTGAAGAGCTCGACGGGTGCGGATCTGGACCTCACCGGCAAGGCCGACCTGCTCAAGGCTCTCGGCTTGACGACGTCTACGGGTGCAGGCAATGCCGCCATCAACGTCGAACGGACCACGAGCGCGGGCTCGCTGGGTGCGACGATCACGGACGGTTCGACGCTGAACGTCGACGGTCACGTCATCACCTTCAAGAACGCGCCGACCCCGGGCACGACCGGTGCTCCGAGCGTTCCGAGCGGTTATGGTGCGAGCGGTGCGGTCGTCACCGACGGCAACGGCAACTCGACGGTCTATCTGCAGGGCGGCACGGTCAACGACGTGCTGAAGGCGATCGACCTTGCCACCGGCGTGCAGACCGCGACGGTCAACGCCAACGGCACCGCGACGCTTGCGACCGCGACCGGCCAGTCGAACTCGACGATCAATACGTCCGGTCAGCTCAAACTCTCGACCGGCGTCAATGCCGACCTGTCGATCACCGGCACCGGCAATGCGTTGAATGTGTTCGGCCTCGCCGGCAACACCGGCAACGCGACCGCGTTCACCGCGGCCCGCACTTCGGGCATCGGCGGCATCGCCGGCAAGACCTTGACCTTCTCCTCCTTCAACGGCGGCACGGCGGTCAACGTCACCTTCGGCGACGGCACCAATGGCACGGTCAAGACGCTCGATCAGCTCAACACCAAGCTTCAGGCCAATAACCTGGCAGCCACGATCGACGCCAACGGCCTGCTGACCATTACGGCCTCCAACGACTACGCGTCCTCGACTCTCGGCTCGACGACCGCCGGTGGTGCGATCGGCGGCACGCTCACTTCGGCGCTGACCTTCTCGACGGCTTCCAACCCCGTCCAGGATGGCGTTGCGCAGACGGCCCGTGCCAATCTGGTGGCTCAGTACAACAACATCCTGAACCAGATCGACACGACCTCGCAGGACTCCTCGTTCAACGGTGTCAACCTCTTGAACGGCGATCAGCTCAAGCTGGTGTTCGACGAGACCGGCAAGTCGAGCCTGAACATCACCGGCGTGACCTACAACTCCAAGGGTCTGGGCCTCGCTGCGCTGACCGTCGGTGTCGACTTCATTGACAACGCCGCCGCCAACAGGGTGCTCACCAACCTGAACGCCGCGTCGAGCACGCTGCGCTCGGAAGCCTCCAGCCTCGGCTCGAACCTCTCGGTGGTGCAGATCCGCCAGGACTTCAACAAGAACCTGATCAACGTGCTGCAGACCGGCTCGTCCAACCTGACGCTGGCCGACACCAATGTCGAGGCGGCCAACAGCCAGGCGCTGTCGACCCGCCAGTCGATCGCGGTCTCCGCGCTGTCGCTGGCCAACACCTCGCAGCAGAGCGTGCTCCAGCTGCTCCGTTAA